In a genomic window of Pirellulales bacterium:
- the eutC gene encoding ethanolamine ammonia-lyase subunit EutC — protein sequence MPHQPVARADAWQKLRALTPARIALGRAGASVPTAELLDFQLAHARARDAVHAPFDACKLAEEIGRLDVSTLCLTSGAADRAAFLRRPDWGRRLDDDSREALALAAAAAAPCENIASAGEDHVVNTWRLDLAIVVSDGLSALAAQRQVVPLLAAWLPLLRAERRSLAPIVIVEHGRVAIEDEIGHTFAARVAVILIGERPGLGSPDSLGAYLVFGPRAGLSDADRNCLSNIRPQGLPPEAAALRLHYLFRESLARKLSGVALKDESVALETTVTGMKPVEGPASG from the coding sequence TTGCCGCACCAACCTGTCGCACGTGCTGACGCCTGGCAAAAGTTGCGCGCGCTGACGCCTGCGCGGATCGCCCTGGGGCGCGCTGGCGCAAGCGTACCGACTGCGGAACTGCTCGACTTTCAGCTTGCTCACGCCCGGGCCCGCGATGCGGTACACGCGCCGTTTGACGCTTGCAAGTTAGCCGAAGAGATCGGCCGGCTGGACGTATCAACGCTTTGCCTGACGAGCGGTGCAGCGGACCGCGCGGCGTTTCTACGGCGGCCTGATTGGGGGCGCCGCCTCGACGACGACAGCCGCGAAGCGCTGGCCCTCGCGGCAGCGGCTGCGGCCCCTTGTGAAAATATCGCAAGCGCTGGTGAAGACCACGTCGTGAATACCTGGAGGCTCGATCTGGCGATTGTCGTTTCCGATGGGCTGTCAGCGCTGGCAGCTCAGCGGCAAGTGGTACCGCTGCTGGCCGCCTGGCTACCGCTGTTGCGTGCCGAGCGCCGTTCGCTAGCGCCGATCGTGATTGTCGAGCACGGCCGTGTGGCGATCGAAGATGAAATCGGTCACACGTTCGCCGCGCGTGTGGCCGTCATCCTGATCGGCGAGCGGCCAGGGCTTGGTTCGCCCGACAGCTTGGGGGCTTACCTCGTCTTCGGCCCGCGCGCCGGGCTGAGCGACGCGGACCGGAATTGCCTTTCCAATATTCGTCCGCAAGGACTGCCGCCCGAGGCCGCGGCGCTGCGACTGCATTACCTTTTTCGCGAATCCTTGGCACGAAAACTGAGCGGCGTGGCGCTCAAGGACGAGAGTGTGGCGCTGGAAACGACCGTGACAGGCATGAAGCCGGTCGAAGGGCCGGCGTCGGGATGA
- the glgX gene encoding glycogen debranching protein GlgX: MTTPTVWPGRPYPLGATWDGRGTNFALYSENATKVELCLFDAVDGHKETARITLPDATDMVWHAYLPDVLPGQLYGYRVTGPYKPEEGHRFNPNKVLLDPYAKAVARETQWHDEMWGYKVGDPAADLSFDDRDNAAYAPLAVVVDAAFTWGDDRPPQTPWNKTIIYELHVKGMTKLNQNVPEQMRGTYAGLGSEAAIRYLQDLGITAVELLPVHEHVDDRHLVEQKLVNYWGYNTLGFFAPEHLYCAAGSGVESVREFKTMVRNLHSAGIEVILDVVYNHTAEGNQMGPTLSFRGIDNAAYYRLSPEDRRYYVDYTGCGNTFNMRNPRVLQLIMDSLRYWVEEMHVDGFRFDLASTLARELHEVDKLGAFFDIVHQDPVISQVKLIAEPWDLGEGGYQVGNFPVLWSEWNGKYRDCIRHFWKGDGGVASEFATRFCGSSDLYEWSSRRPHASINFVTCHDGFTLADLVSYDHKHNEANHEDNRDGADNNISWNCGIEGPTDKPEVLNLRAKKQRAVLATLLLSQGVPMILAGDEIGHSQQGNNNTYCQDNELTWLNWELTPDRQTLLDFTRRVIKLFHEQPVFHRRRFFHGRALKGAEAREIAWLDPSGKEMSDEAWNAPFVRCLGVQLFGQSIDVDTHGETIRGDTLLLLFNADHTHTIPFTLPPSGSSAPWELVFDTARVDAKSNLGLLTQYELDTCSVAVFRSSNEPADRTA; this comes from the coding sequence ATGACCACGCCCACTGTTTGGCCAGGACGTCCCTACCCACTGGGCGCGACATGGGACGGCCGGGGAACAAACTTCGCGCTCTATTCCGAAAATGCCACAAAGGTCGAACTGTGCCTGTTCGATGCCGTGGATGGCCACAAAGAGACCGCGCGGATTACCCTGCCTGACGCGACCGACATGGTGTGGCACGCGTATTTGCCCGACGTTTTGCCGGGACAACTGTATGGCTATCGCGTTACGGGGCCTTATAAGCCGGAGGAAGGTCACCGCTTCAACCCCAACAAGGTCCTCCTCGATCCCTATGCCAAGGCCGTGGCGCGCGAAACGCAGTGGCACGACGAAATGTGGGGCTACAAGGTAGGTGACCCGGCGGCGGATTTGTCGTTCGACGATCGCGACAACGCGGCCTATGCCCCCTTGGCCGTGGTAGTCGACGCGGCCTTCACCTGGGGAGACGATCGCCCGCCGCAAACGCCCTGGAACAAGACCATCATCTACGAGCTGCACGTCAAGGGCATGACGAAGCTCAATCAAAACGTGCCGGAGCAGATGCGCGGAACGTACGCCGGTCTGGGCTCGGAGGCAGCCATTCGCTACCTGCAGGACCTGGGCATCACGGCCGTCGAGCTGTTGCCAGTACACGAGCACGTTGATGATCGGCACCTGGTCGAGCAAAAGCTCGTGAATTACTGGGGTTACAACACGCTGGGCTTTTTCGCGCCCGAGCATTTGTATTGCGCGGCGGGCAGCGGCGTGGAATCGGTGCGCGAATTCAAGACCATGGTTCGCAACCTGCACTCGGCCGGCATCGAAGTGATCCTCGACGTGGTCTACAACCACACGGCCGAGGGAAACCAGATGGGGCCGACCTTGTCGTTCCGTGGGATCGACAATGCCGCTTACTATCGGCTCTCGCCCGAGGATCGCCGCTACTACGTCGATTACACCGGATGCGGCAACACGTTCAACATGCGCAATCCGCGCGTGTTGCAATTGATCATGGACAGCTTGCGCTACTGGGTCGAGGAGATGCACGTCGACGGTTTCCGTTTCGATCTGGCCAGCACCCTGGCCCGCGAACTGCACGAAGTCGACAAACTGGGAGCGTTCTTCGATATCGTGCATCAGGACCCGGTGATCTCGCAGGTGAAGCTGATTGCCGAACCGTGGGATTTGGGCGAAGGAGGGTACCAGGTCGGAAACTTTCCGGTGCTGTGGTCGGAATGGAACGGCAAGTACCGCGATTGCATCCGCCACTTCTGGAAAGGGGACGGCGGCGTGGCGTCGGAATTCGCCACGCGCTTCTGCGGCTCGAGCGATCTATACGAGTGGAGTAGCCGCCGACCGCACGCCAGCATCAATTTCGTCACTTGCCACGACGGCTTCACGCTGGCCGACCTGGTCAGCTATGACCATAAGCACAATGAAGCCAACCACGAAGACAACCGGGACGGCGCGGACAATAACATCAGTTGGAATTGCGGCATCGAAGGACCGACCGATAAGCCCGAGGTGCTGAATCTGCGGGCCAAGAAGCAACGTGCCGTGCTGGCTACTCTGCTCCTCTCGCAAGGCGTGCCAATGATCCTGGCCGGCGACGAGATCGGCCACTCGCAACAAGGAAACAACAACACCTACTGCCAGGACAATGAGCTGACGTGGCTCAATTGGGAATTAACGCCCGACCGGCAAACGCTGCTCGACTTCACGCGGCGGGTGATCAAGCTGTTTCACGAGCAGCCGGTGTTTCATCGTCGCCGCTTTTTTCATGGTCGCGCGCTGAAAGGGGCCGAAGCGCGTGAAATCGCCTGGCTCGACCCGAGCGGCAAGGAGATGTCGGACGAGGCTTGGAACGCCCCTTTCGTGCGCTGCCTGGGCGTTCAGCTTTTCGGTCAGTCGATCGACGTCGATACACATGGCGAAACGATACGGGGTGACACGCTGCTGTTGCTCTTCAACGCGGACCATACCCACACGATTCCCTTTACGCTACCCCCGTCGGGCAGTTCCGCGCCTTGGGAGTTGGTATTCGACACCGCGCGCGTCGATGCGAAATCGAATCTGGGGTTGCTGACGCAGTACGAGCTGGATACGTGTTCGGTGGCCGTGTTCCGCTCGTCGAATGAACCGGCCGATCGTACTGCGTAG
- a CDS encoding amino acid permease, with amino-acid sequence MDHSSSPVAKPEVPQGTGHLHKSLGPITLWGLGVGYVISGDYFGWNLGLAAGGSGGLLVAYVLMSLMALAFVFSYTEMACAIPRAGGVFVYASRGLGVGAGFLAGTAQAIEFLFAPPAIAMAIGTYINQWLPGIDRRHVALAAYLAFTGLNMWGVRQAAAFELFVTIVAVSGILLFAGVALPHFELAHFTANSMPHGAAGILAAIPFAVWFYVAIEGVANAAEEARHPQRDVALGFGFAIATLVILGGIVLAGCVGVGGWERAVYEAQHITADGDGSIMIAADATPADNPLLLAAGQIVSVDSPLFHALVGIGLLGFVASFNGIVLVAGRALFDMGRVGFLPRALGKAHPRTGTPVVALAVNLAIGVVSIYCFDTAGLITMSALGAVTLYALSMVALFALRRREPDLPRPYRTPLYPLLPTVAMVLAAVAFVLMLYGNFDNRAAPNSFERWISIWYVGALIVAMLYFGAIVRPRLTAEDLQHFRHVD; translated from the coding sequence ATGGATCATTCGTCCAGTCCCGTTGCGAAGCCCGAGGTCCCGCAAGGCACCGGCCATCTCCACAAATCCCTCGGCCCCATCACTCTCTGGGGCTTGGGCGTTGGCTATGTGATCTCGGGCGATTACTTCGGCTGGAATTTGGGGCTCGCCGCCGGCGGTAGCGGTGGTTTGCTCGTGGCCTATGTGCTCATGAGCCTGATGGCGCTGGCCTTCGTCTTTAGCTACACCGAAATGGCGTGTGCCATCCCGCGGGCGGGCGGGGTTTTTGTGTACGCGTCGCGCGGGCTGGGCGTCGGGGCCGGCTTTCTGGCGGGCACCGCGCAAGCGATCGAGTTCCTATTCGCCCCGCCGGCGATCGCCATGGCCATCGGCACCTATATCAACCAGTGGCTGCCCGGCATCGATCGCCGACACGTCGCTCTTGCGGCTTACCTGGCGTTTACCGGGCTGAACATGTGGGGCGTGCGCCAGGCCGCGGCCTTTGAGCTGTTCGTCACGATCGTGGCTGTCAGCGGCATTTTGCTCTTCGCCGGCGTGGCGCTACCTCATTTCGAGCTCGCGCATTTCACGGCGAACTCAATGCCGCACGGAGCCGCCGGCATTTTGGCGGCCATTCCCTTTGCCGTGTGGTTCTACGTGGCTATCGAAGGCGTGGCGAACGCGGCCGAAGAGGCGCGCCACCCGCAGCGCGATGTCGCTCTCGGTTTCGGCTTCGCGATTGCCACGCTCGTGATCCTGGGAGGAATCGTGCTGGCCGGATGCGTCGGCGTGGGAGGGTGGGAGCGCGCCGTGTACGAAGCGCAACATATTACTGCCGACGGCGACGGCTCGATCATGATTGCGGCCGACGCCACGCCCGCCGATAACCCGCTCCTGCTGGCCGCTGGCCAGATCGTGTCCGTCGATTCACCACTGTTCCATGCACTGGTGGGCATCGGTCTCCTGGGCTTCGTCGCTTCGTTCAACGGCATCGTGCTGGTCGCAGGACGGGCATTGTTCGACATGGGGCGCGTCGGCTTTTTGCCCCGCGCGTTGGGAAAGGCCCATCCGCGGACCGGCACGCCCGTCGTGGCGCTGGCGGTGAACCTGGCGATCGGTGTCGTGTCGATTTACTGTTTCGACACGGCGGGCCTGATCACGATGAGTGCCCTGGGGGCCGTCACCTTGTACGCGCTCTCGATGGTGGCACTGTTCGCGTTGCGGCGCAGGGAGCCCGACTTGCCGCGACCCTATCGTACGCCGCTCTATCCACTGCTACCTACCGTGGCGATGGTGCTCGCGGCGGTGGCGTTCGTGTTGATGCTTTACGGCAATTTCGACAACCGCGCCGCGCCTAATTCCTTTGAGCGTTGGATCAGCATTTGGTACGTCGGGGCGCTGATCGTTGCCATGCTGTACTTCGGCGCCATTGTGCGGCCAAGGCTGACGGCCGAAGACCTGCAACATTTCCGGCACGTCGATTGA
- a CDS encoding ethanolamine ammonia-lyase subunit EutB, whose amino-acid sequence MTYRLSLGKERYEFADLKTLLAKATPARSGDALAGIAAATAEERVAAQMLLAEVPLTQFLAEPAVPYEIDEVTRLILDTHDRQAFAPVADLTVGQFRDWLLSYETTGETLVALAPGLTPEMVAAVSKLMRNQDLVLVASKRRVVTRFRDTIGLPGRLSVRLQPNHPTDDLRGIAASILDGLCYGCGDAVIGINPAGDNMPVLVDLLKLIDELIHAHGIPTQSCVLAHVTNQLAAIERGAPVDLVFQSIAGTEAANKSFGINLALLAEANDAARSLGRGTVGNNVMYFETGQGACLSAGAHHGVDQQTLEARAYAVARRFEPLLVNTVVGFIGPEYLYDGKQIIRAGLEDHFCGKLLGVPMGCDICYTNHAEADQDDMDTLLTLLGVAGCNYIMGVPGADDVMLNYQSTSFHDSHYLRQVLGLRPAPEFESWLESLGVVDGEHRLLPVSERHRLLSQINSPS is encoded by the coding sequence ATGACGTACCGCCTTTCGCTCGGCAAAGAGCGCTACGAATTTGCCGATCTCAAAACGCTGCTGGCCAAGGCCACGCCGGCGCGTAGTGGTGATGCGCTAGCGGGCATAGCGGCCGCAACGGCCGAGGAACGCGTCGCGGCGCAAATGCTATTGGCCGAGGTGCCGCTTACGCAGTTTCTTGCCGAGCCGGCGGTTCCCTATGAAATCGATGAAGTCACGCGGCTGATCCTCGATACGCATGATCGCCAGGCCTTTGCGCCGGTGGCGGATCTGACGGTGGGTCAATTTCGTGATTGGCTCCTGTCGTACGAGACGACGGGCGAGACGCTCGTAGCCCTCGCCCCCGGCCTGACGCCCGAGATGGTGGCCGCCGTAAGCAAGCTGATGCGCAACCAAGACCTGGTGCTCGTGGCGAGCAAGCGCCGCGTCGTGACGCGCTTTCGCGATACGATCGGCCTGCCCGGCCGGCTGTCGGTGCGCTTGCAGCCGAACCATCCGACCGACGATCTGCGGGGGATCGCGGCCTCGATTCTCGACGGCCTGTGCTACGGCTGCGGAGACGCCGTGATCGGCATCAATCCGGCGGGCGACAACATGCCCGTGCTGGTCGATCTTTTGAAGCTGATCGACGAATTGATCCACGCGCACGGCATTCCCACGCAATCGTGCGTGTTGGCCCACGTTACGAATCAGTTGGCTGCCATCGAGCGCGGCGCGCCGGTCGACCTGGTGTTTCAATCGATCGCCGGCACCGAAGCGGCCAACAAAAGCTTCGGCATCAATCTGGCGCTCTTGGCCGAAGCCAACGACGCGGCTCGATCGCTCGGCCGTGGCACGGTGGGCAACAACGTGATGTACTTCGAGACCGGGCAAGGAGCCTGCCTGTCAGCGGGCGCCCATCACGGTGTCGATCAGCAGACGCTCGAAGCCCGGGCTTACGCCGTAGCACGCCGGTTCGAACCGCTTCTCGTGAACACGGTGGTCGGCTTCATCGGGCCCGAATACCTCTACGACGGCAAGCAGATCATCCGCGCAGGGCTCGAGGATCATTTTTGCGGCAAGCTGCTGGGCGTGCCGATGGGCTGTGACATCTGCTACACCAATCACGCCGAGGCCGACCAAGACGACATGGACACGCTGCTGACGCTGCTGGGTGTCGCCGGCTGCAATTACATCATGGGCGTGCCCGGCGCCGACGACGTGATGCTGAACTATCAATCGACATCGTTCCACGATAGCCATTATTTGCGCCAGGTGCTCGGGCTGCGCCCGGCGCCGGAATTTGAAAGCTGGCTCGAATCGCTGGGGGTCGTCGACGGGGAGCATCGTTTGCTGCCAGTAAGCGAGCGACACCGGTTGTTATCGCAAATCAACTCGCCCTCGTGA